One window of the Drosophila miranda strain MSH22 chromosome Y unlocalized genomic scaffold, D.miranda_PacBio2.1 Contig_Y4_pilon, whole genome shotgun sequence genome contains the following:
- the LOC117194899 gene encoding uncharacterized protein LOC117194899 isoform X2, producing MSNISLSSGTDSVGHMDRGSSSSLASSATVGTNTITSGISKECANYPVGSQSARPYVQLPGIHISNPPQYGPGNMQEIDAGKMAPTYGFDSEQNYCLLPSPMPPPPYALARVSSTRNFELENHTPPECPGSGPIAMTNGTIQLRLRDGVRIDMTLDKAVRVLNQRSIVAVALSRNCSNSALIHPNGRILQSGAKVEIVTYDGMKGNNFVRYAKMWYKGVSFTSEACALIYLVDTAGTRTTTDTFTDLTKDYALAVFYDDSRHCPSYMAEAHDVIANSAYTCTEDGTEIYDINGFRITQAADGLVKVTRLDNKCLIRTSPGNGSATLTTPGIHCTASLGKTSHLFVRRNEKRMHFDGSCFIQQQHTLGTLTWREGFS from the exons atgagcaacatctcgctgtcctccggcacggactccgtgggccacatggatcgcggcagcagctccagtctcGCTAGCAGCGCCACCGTTGGCACCAACACCATCACCAGCGGCATTTCCAAGGAGTGCGCCAATTACCCCGTCGGCAGTCAGTCGGCCCGTCCATACGTCCAACTGCCGGGCATACACATTTCCAACCCTCCCCAGTACGGGCCAGGGAATATGCAGGAAATAGACGCTGGCAAAATGGCGCCCACCTATGGCTTCGACAGCGAGCAGAACTACTGCCTG TTGCCGTCTCCAATGCCCCCTCCACCATACGCCTTGGCACGCGTGAGCAGCACACGCAACTTCGAGCTCGAGAACCACACACCGCCGGAATGTCCCGGCTCTGGACCCATTGCCATGACGAACGGCACCATCCAGTTGCGCCTCCGCGATGGCGTGCG CATTGACATGACTCTGGACAAGGCGGTGCGCGTGCTCAATCAGCGCAGCATCGTGGCAGTTGCTCTATcacgcaactgcagcaactcggctttgatccaccccaatggacgcatcttgcagagcggcgctaaagtcgaaatagtcacctacgacggcatgaagggcaataactttgT TCGCTATGCCAAGATGTGGTACAAGGGTGTGAGCTTCACCAGCGAGGCGTGCGCTCTCATCTACCTGGTGGACACAGCCGGGACGCGCACCACAACCGACACTTTCACCGATCTGACCAAGGACTACGCCCTGGCAGTGTTCTATGA CGACTCGCGCCATTGTCCCTCTTATATGGCTGAAGCCCATGACGTGATTGCCAATTCAGCTTACACCTGTACCGAGGATGGCACTGAGATCTATGACATAAACGGATTTCGCATCACCCAGGCAGCCGATGGCCTGGTGAAGGTCACTCGTTTGGACAACAAGTGCTTGATTCGCACCAGTCCCGGCAATGGATCGGCCACTTTGACCACACCTGGCATCCATTGCACTGCCTCTCTGGGCAAGACCTCGCATCTGTTTGTTCG TCGCAATGAAAAGCGCATGCACTTCGATGGATCCTGTTTCATTCAACAGCAGCACACTTTAGGGACCTTGACGTGGAGAGAGGGATTCAGTTAG
- the LOC117194899 gene encoding uncharacterized protein LOC117194899 isoform X1: MSNISLSSGTDSVGHMDRGSSSSLASSATVGTNTITSGISKECANYPVGSQSARPYVQLPGIHISNPPQYGPGNMQEIDAGKMAPTYGFDSEQNYCLNSQQLPSPMPPPPYALARVSSTRNFELENHTPPECPGSGPIAMTNGTIQLRLRDGVRIDMTLDKAVRVLNQRSIVAVALSRNCSNSALIHPNGRILQSGAKVEIVTYDGMKGNNFVRYAKMWYKGVSFTSEACALIYLVDTAGTRTTTDTFTDLTKDYALAVFYDDSRHCPSYMAEAHDVIANSAYTCTEDGTEIYDINGFRITQAADGLVKVTRLDNKCLIRTSPGNGSATLTTPGIHCTASLGKTSHLFVRRNEKRMHFDGSCFIQQQHTLGTLTWREGFS; the protein is encoded by the exons atgagcaacatctcgctgtcctccggcacggactccgtgggccacatggatcgcggcagcagctccagtctcGCTAGCAGCGCCACCGTTGGCACCAACACCATCACCAGCGGCATTTCCAAGGAGTGCGCCAATTACCCCGTCGGCAGTCAGTCGGCCCGTCCATACGTCCAACTGCCGGGCATACACATTTCCAACCCTCCCCAGTACGGGCCAGGGAATATGCAGGAAATAGACGCTGGCAAAATGGCGCCCACCTATGGCTTCGACAGCGAGCAGAACTACTGCCTG AATTCCCAACAGTTGCCGTCTCCAATGCCCCCTCCACCATACGCCTTGGCACGCGTGAGCAGCACACGCAACTTCGAGCTCGAGAACCACACACCGCCGGAATGTCCCGGCTCTGGACCCATTGCCATGACGAACGGCACCATCCAGTTGCGCCTCCGCGATGGCGTGCG CATTGACATGACTCTGGACAAGGCGGTGCGCGTGCTCAATCAGCGCAGCATCGTGGCAGTTGCTCTATcacgcaactgcagcaactcggctttgatccaccccaatggacgcatcttgcagagcggcgctaaagtcgaaatagtcacctacgacggcatgaagggcaataactttgT TCGCTATGCCAAGATGTGGTACAAGGGTGTGAGCTTCACCAGCGAGGCGTGCGCTCTCATCTACCTGGTGGACACAGCCGGGACGCGCACCACAACCGACACTTTCACCGATCTGACCAAGGACTACGCCCTGGCAGTGTTCTATGA CGACTCGCGCCATTGTCCCTCTTATATGGCTGAAGCCCATGACGTGATTGCCAATTCAGCTTACACCTGTACCGAGGATGGCACTGAGATCTATGACATAAACGGATTTCGCATCACCCAGGCAGCCGATGGCCTGGTGAAGGTCACTCGTTTGGACAACAAGTGCTTGATTCGCACCAGTCCCGGCAATGGATCGGCCACTTTGACCACACCTGGCATCCATTGCACTGCCTCTCTGGGCAAGACCTCGCATCTGTTTGTTCG TCGCAATGAAAAGCGCATGCACTTCGATGGATCCTGTTTCATTCAACAGCAGCACACTTTAGGGACCTTGACGTGGAGAGAGGGATTCAGTTAG